The proteins below come from a single Candidatus Zymogenus saltonus genomic window:
- a CDS encoding long-chain fatty acid--CoA ligase: protein MAEKVWHKFYPPNVPKNIDYDKHTISQALKRSAEKYPNQSAINYMGRKITYKELDGLVNSFARALIDMGVKKGDNVAVCLPNIPQVVIADLAIMRIGAVIAQNNPLYTERELEYQLNDSGSEYIITLSLLVPRMQGLMPKTKIKKIIACHIHSYLSFPKKQLFPYVKKAMHRDIEETDDVKVFINLIKKYSKEPIEDKSKWDDLATLIYTGGTTGVSKGVMLSHKNLSVNVQQIQRWFPDLTFGDDSIVGTYPLFHSAGNIISCFAVWMGWTQILIPRPEPKGIVEILKKTKPGWLPGVPTIFVGLLNEPSFRSLDLTFIKGFFSAAAPLAPETLRDLKDLTGATMSEIYGMTEVSPAATITPSSGTIKPGTVGIPIADTDVKVMDSDKGTKELKPHETGEIIITGPQLMMGYYNKPKETKEAVRNGWFYSGDLGFFDEDGYLTIVDRKKDMVIAGGYNIYPVEIDNVLYEHPKILEACAAGVPDKYRGETIKAFVVVKPGEKLTEEEVIAYCKKNLAAYKVPKVVEFMNELPKSTVGKVLRRELRDMEMKKAKEAGK from the coding sequence ATGGCGGAAAAAGTATGGCATAAGTTTTACCCACCTAACGTGCCGAAGAATATCGATTACGATAAGCACACCATTTCTCAGGCGCTGAAGAGATCGGCGGAGAAGTACCCTAACCAGTCGGCCATCAACTACATGGGCAGAAAGATCACCTATAAGGAGCTCGATGGTTTGGTCAACAGCTTTGCCCGGGCGCTCATTGACATGGGTGTCAAAAAGGGGGACAACGTGGCGGTATGCCTTCCGAACATCCCTCAGGTGGTTATCGCCGATCTCGCCATCATGCGCATCGGGGCCGTTATAGCGCAGAACAATCCCCTTTATACCGAGCGGGAGCTGGAGTATCAGCTGAACGACTCCGGCTCGGAGTATATCATCACTCTTTCGCTACTGGTGCCCCGGATGCAGGGATTGATGCCCAAGACGAAGATAAAGAAGATAATCGCCTGCCATATTCATTCATACCTCTCATTTCCAAAGAAGCAGCTCTTCCCCTATGTGAAGAAGGCAATGCACAGAGATATCGAAGAGACCGATGACGTAAAGGTTTTCATCAACCTGATAAAAAAATACTCAAAGGAGCCGATCGAAGACAAGAGCAAGTGGGACGATCTAGCGACCCTGATCTACACCGGCGGAACCACGGGGGTCAGCAAGGGGGTCATGCTCTCCCACAAGAACCTCTCCGTCAACGTGCAGCAGATACAGAGATGGTTTCCCGATCTTACTTTCGGGGACGATTCGATCGTCGGCACCTACCCCTTGTTTCACTCGGCGGGAAACATCATAAGCTGTTTTGCCGTCTGGATGGGGTGGACGCAGATACTGATACCCCGCCCCGAGCCGAAGGGAATCGTTGAAATCTTGAAGAAGACCAAGCCGGGATGGCTCCCGGGCGTTCCGACAATCTTCGTAGGGCTTTTGAACGAGCCGAGCTTCCGCAGTCTCGATCTCACCTTTATAAAGGGGTTTTTCTCCGCCGCGGCCCCCCTCGCACCGGAAACGCTGAGGGACCTGAAAGACCTCACCGGGGCCACGATGTCGGAGATCTACGGGATGACCGAGGTCTCCCCCGCGGCGACCATCACCCCGAGCAGCGGAACCATAAAGCCGGGGACGGTGGGCATCCCGATCGCAGACACGGACGTCAAGGTGATGGATTCGGACAAGGGGACGAAGGAGCTCAAGCCTCACGAGACGGGGGAGATAATCATCACGGGTCCGCAGCTCATGATGGGCTACTACAACAAGCCGAAGGAGACGAAAGAGGCGGTGAGAAACGGGTGGTTCTACTCGGGCGACCTCGGATTCTTCGACGAGGACGGCTACCTAACCATCGTGGACAGGAAGAAGGATATGGTCATTGCGGGGGGATACAATATCTATCCAGTGGAGATAGACAACGTCCTTTACGAGCACCCGAAGATCCTCGAGGCGTGCGCCGCCGGGGTGCCGGACAAGTACAGGGGCGAGACGATAAAGGCGTTTGTCGTCGTCAAACCGGGCGAAAAGCTGACGGAAGAGGAAGTCATCGCCTACTGCAAGAAGAACCTCGCCGCCTACAAGGTGCCGAAGGTGGTGGAGTTCATGAACGAGCTGCCGAAGAGCACCGTGGGAAAGGTATTGAGGAGAGAGCTCAGGGATATGGAGATGAAGAAGGCAAAGGAAGCTGGCAAGTAG
- a CDS encoding RNA-binding protein codes for MQGSKLFVGNLSYSVTAEELENLFSEYGEVVEAKVIERKGFGFVEMSTQAEAEEAKEALHGKDLSGRTLNVDEAKPPRSRNQRDNHRRY; via the coding sequence ATGCAAGGAAGCAAACTTTTTGTGGGAAACCTCAGCTATTCGGTGACCGCTGAAGAGCTCGAAAACCTCTTTTCGGAATATGGAGAGGTTGTAGAGGCCAAGGTCATCGAGAGAAAAGGCTTTGGATTTGTCGAAATGTCGACCCAGGCCGAAGCCGAAGAGGCGAAAGAGGCATTACACGGAAAGGATTTATCCGGACGAACACTGAACGTCGACGAGGCAAAGCCTCCTCGGAGCAGGAATCAGAGGGATAACCATCGTAGGTATTAA
- a CDS encoding phosphohydrolase yields MISEIVEVLFTFSVFSILGWILEVSYRSYNAGRFVNPGLLKGPYLILYGTSALILIVAISLLRESGPAIKALVYIIIITGLEFASGVIAKRLFNTRLWDYSDQHLNYKGYICLKFSIYWTFAAFVFEYLIFPAYKNALFGFPPSSVIFFAIALSSIMLVDFLTLSVETFFRLTPEEREILNRQYTSVTRPLLEDQRVAILSECNHHNGKSRLDHVKEVAYLGLIAGKKLSLDCDAIVRGALLHDLFYYDWLREGPRLHGFRHPNISLKNAREITSLSRKEEDIIKKHMWPLTVIPPIYLESLVVSSLDTFCSIRDYLTVKRYYETAKTSVIRFGLELIERGR; encoded by the coding sequence ATGATTTCAGAAATTGTAGAGGTGCTTTTTACCTTCTCTGTCTTTTCTATCCTGGGATGGATCCTCGAGGTCTCTTACCGCTCTTACAACGCCGGGAGGTTCGTCAACCCCGGTCTTTTGAAGGGGCCCTATCTCATACTTTACGGCACGAGCGCCCTGATCCTTATCGTGGCCATATCTCTGCTGCGGGAATCGGGCCCGGCGATAAAGGCGCTGGTCTATATCATAATCATAACCGGGCTTGAATTTGCCTCGGGAGTCATCGCCAAGCGCCTTTTCAACACCCGCCTCTGGGACTATTCCGACCAGCATCTCAATTACAAGGGCTACATCTGTCTAAAGTTCTCGATTTACTGGACGTTTGCGGCGTTTGTCTTTGAATATCTTATATTTCCGGCATACAAGAATGCCCTCTTCGGTTTTCCGCCCTCCTCTGTAATATTTTTTGCGATAGCCCTCTCCTCCATAATGCTTGTCGATTTCCTGACCCTATCGGTGGAAACCTTCTTCAGGCTTACGCCGGAAGAGAGAGAAATTCTTAACAGGCAATACACAAGCGTGACGAGGCCCCTTCTTGAAGACCAGAGGGTGGCGATCCTATCTGAATGTAACCACCACAACGGCAAGTCAAGGTTGGACCATGTAAAGGAGGTGGCGTATCTTGGCCTTATAGCGGGGAAGAAGCTTTCCCTCGACTGTGATGCTATCGTCCGGGGGGCACTGCTGCACGACCTTTTCTACTACGACTGGCTGCGGGAAGGGCCGAGACTCCACGGCTTCAGGCACCCGAACATCTCCCTCAAGAACGCTCGTGAGATAACAAGCCTCTCCAGAAAGGAGGAGGACATCATCAAAAAACATATGTGGCCCCTTACCGTGATTCCGCCCATTTACTTGGAGTCGCTCGTCGTCTCATCGCTGGACACGTTTTGTTCCATAAGGGACTATCTGACCGTGAAGAGATATTACGAAACGGCAAAGACTTCCGTGATCCGCTTCGGCCTGGAATTGATCGAGAGGGGAAGATGA
- a CDS encoding TetR/AcrR family transcriptional regulator, with protein MKQEKLDEILKTARKLFARYGLKKTNLDEIARLARVAKGTIYNYFGSKDRVYMEVLNREADEILESVLSSVERETSPDKKLVSFVRAKFKYMHRAVNILNLDKEGIENLLPSAEKIRDDFFNRENNIIVSILKEGIEKGTFKTNDILLTARAIGYALKGFELNWLVQESEELIEHYLDELLKLLFFGIMSEKGVKDTA; from the coding sequence ATGAAGCAGGAAAAGCTGGATGAAATACTAAAAACGGCCAGGAAGCTCTTCGCCCGCTACGGCCTCAAGAAGACAAACCTCGATGAGATCGCCCGGCTTGCGCGGGTCGCCAAGGGGACCATCTACAACTACTTCGGGAGCAAGGACAGGGTCTATATGGAGGTCCTCAACCGGGAGGCGGACGAGATTCTGGAAAGCGTCCTGTCGTCCGTCGAAAGAGAGACCTCCCCCGACAAAAAGTTAGTTTCCTTTGTCCGCGCAAAGTTCAAGTATATGCACAGGGCCGTAAATATCCTAAATCTTGACAAAGAGGGGATAGAAAATCTCCTGCCGAGCGCCGAGAAGATTCGAGACGATTTTTTCAATCGGGAGAACAACATCATCGTATCCATTCTGAAAGAGGGGATCGAAAAGGGGACCTTCAAGACCAACGACATACTCCTTACCGCAAGGGCGATCGGCTATGCGCTGAAGGGCTTTGAGCTCAACTGGCTGGTGCAGGAAAGCGAGGAGCTCATAGAGCATTATCTCGACGAATTGCTGAAGCTCCTTTTCTTCGGAATTATGTCTGAAAAGGGGGTTAAAGACACGGCCTGA
- a CDS encoding isoprenylcysteine carboxylmethyltransferase family protein produces the protein MSPILFILILVLTFLRLKGGGIWDGWIFNMDIVFVCAYLFWIILESKVSKSELDKGDKTRDFGTCELYAIGQAAVFLSALWFKSVWQSPGPFHLLGFSIFLIGVSLRLWAIRTLGRYYSHIVREVDGHRIIDSGPYRYIRHPAYSGMIAANLGVIIYFFNLPTLIIYLFLFIPAIALRILGEEKTLFKMDGYPEFARERRRLFPALW, from the coding sequence ATGTCGCCCATCCTCTTTATACTGATCCTGGTCCTGACGTTTTTGAGGCTCAAGGGCGGGGGTATATGGGACGGGTGGATATTCAACATGGACATCGTCTTTGTATGCGCATACCTCTTTTGGATTATCTTGGAATCGAAGGTTTCGAAGAGCGAGCTGGACAAGGGGGACAAGACCCGCGACTTCGGGACGTGCGAGCTCTACGCGATAGGCCAGGCGGCGGTATTCCTCTCCGCCCTCTGGTTTAAATCGGTCTGGCAGTCCCCCGGCCCCTTTCACCTCCTCGGATTTTCGATATTTCTCATCGGCGTCTCCTTAAGGCTCTGGGCGATCAGGACGCTGGGGAGGTACTACTCGCACATAGTCAGGGAGGTCGACGGCCACAGGATCATAGACTCGGGGCCCTACAGGTACATCCGCCACCCGGCCTACTCCGGGATGATCGCGGCAAACCTCGGCGTCATAATCTACTTCTTCAATCTCCCGACCTTGATTATTTACCTCTTTCTCTTTATACCGGCGATAGCGCTGAGAATCCTGGGGGAGGAGAAGACCCTTTTCAAGATGGATGGCTACCCGGAGTTCGCAAGGGAGAGAAGGCGCCTCTTTCCGGCCCTGTGGTGA
- a CDS encoding SDR family oxidoreductase, translating into MQEKTKGTALITGGTSGIGKAFATAFAKKGYDLVITGRRREKIESVADSIKKEHKVKVEVIICELSDKKELDKLIERVRSTDNLEILVNNAGFAVSGSFHESDIGPQREMLAVHSVATMELTYAALPKMVKNGRGYIINLSSIGGLLPFPGNSIYSATKAFVKFFTESIHLELKGTGVRVQALCPGMTVTDFHEKMGLKPSEIYETKGMSKAMSPDEVVKISLDCLKRDRPICIPGLNNRITHLMVRFMPERLMYKIIVSSLRK; encoded by the coding sequence ATGCAAGAAAAAACAAAAGGAACCGCCCTCATCACCGGCGGAACCAGCGGGATAGGGAAGGCCTTCGCCACGGCCTTCGCGAAAAAGGGGTACGATCTCGTTATCACCGGCAGACGCCGGGAAAAGATCGAGTCCGTTGCAGATTCGATCAAAAAGGAGCATAAGGTAAAGGTCGAGGTGATCATTTGTGAGCTTTCTGACAAAAAGGAGCTGGATAAGCTGATAGAGAGGGTAAGATCGACGGACAACCTCGAAATCCTCGTCAACAACGCCGGCTTTGCGGTGAGCGGGAGCTTCCACGAATCGGATATCGGGCCGCAAAGGGAGATGCTGGCGGTGCACTCGGTCGCCACCATGGAGCTGACGTACGCGGCGCTTCCGAAAATGGTGAAGAACGGCAGGGGGTATATTATCAACCTGTCATCCATCGGCGGGCTTTTGCCCTTCCCCGGAAACTCAATCTACTCGGCGACCAAGGCCTTCGTGAAGTTCTTCACCGAGAGCATCCATCTCGAACTCAAGGGGACCGGCGTTAGGGTACAGGCTCTGTGCCCCGGTATGACCGTAACGGATTTCCACGAGAAGATGGGGCTTAAACCTTCCGAGATCTATGAAACCAAGGGGATGAGCAAGGCGATGAGCCCCGATGAAGTCGTCAAAATATCTCTCGACTGTCTAAAGAGAGACAGGCCGATCTGTATCCCCGGGCTGAACAACCGGATAACCCATCTCATGGTCCGCTTTATGCCTGAGAGATTGATGTATAAGATAATCGTCTCGTCTCTCAGGAAATAG
- a CDS encoding transcriptional repressor yields MEDSSEKISQKLDDFKKTITQAGFKLTPQRIEIFKEVIKSKDHPDAMTVYKKVSVKMPNISLDSVYRSLWLFIDLGLITTFGNSCDRLRFDRNMDPHHHFICRNCGTILDFDNDDFSHLEIPENVESMGSVENIHVEMRGVCSLCLQKRQSEKNKNKKGG; encoded by the coding sequence ATGGAAGACAGCTCAGAGAAAATATCTCAGAAACTGGATGACTTTAAAAAAACCATAACACAGGCGGGATTCAAGCTTACCCCACAGAGAATTGAAATATTTAAAGAGGTTATTAAATCCAAAGATCACCCTGACGCAATGACGGTATATAAGAAAGTAAGCGTCAAAATGCCTAATATATCATTAGACTCGGTTTACAGGTCACTGTGGCTTTTTATAGACCTGGGGTTGATTACAACTTTCGGCAATTCATGCGATAGGTTGCGATTCGATCGGAACATGGATCCCCATCATCATTTTATTTGTAGAAACTGTGGGACAATACTTGATTTTGACAATGATGATTTCAGCCATTTAGAAATTCCCGAAAATGTTGAGAGTATGGGAAGTGTTGAAAATATTCATGTTGAAATGAGGGGTGTGTGTTCACTTTGTTTGCAAAAAAGGCAAAGCGAAAAAAACAAAAATAAGAAAGGAGGGTAA